The nucleotide window TCATGAGACCCTTCGGTTCCAGTGTGATATCGCCGGTTTCGTCCCCGAACTCCAATTCTCCCTTGGCGATCCCGCGTTTGATGGCATCGAGCATCTTCTGGATCGATTTCTTATCCTGAAGCGACTGGTGCCGGAAACGGCCCTTACGTTCCATCATAGCAGCAGTCCGTGTTGTTGAAGAATGTGGTCCGGGTTGAACAGTTTGGCATGCGGATAGTCGCGACTGATACCCAGAATGTTGCCATTTGGATGAATGATGGTCGCGCCGGTGCCAATGCCTTCAAGGCCCTCTGAGCTTCTGGAGTGCCGATCAAGAGTGACGTCTGCTTCCAGGTGCAGCAGCCCGTTTTTTGAAGTCAGTTCCTGTCCGCTGTGTCGATTGACGTGACCTTGAACCAGCATCTTGATGCCTGCCAGGTGCAGCTCTTCAACACCCCTGGCTGTCAGCGGATGGTCGACATCGCGGTATTTGGTGCGCACCAGATTGGCGATCGTTCCAGAATAGAAAACAAAAGGATCTTTCCGGCTCTCCTTCCTGAAGCGGCGGTTCACATGCGCAATACCCTTTGCTGAAATCAGCGCGGCCATGCTGTCATCGACGCCGGCGTGAACAAAAAGCAAAGACCCGCTCTGGTGCACAGCTTTCATGCTTTGAAAAAACCAGGCGTATTGTCCTGTGGGATTTATGAAGAGCTCTCTGCACGCCAGCGCCGCAGCATAGAGCTGTCGCATGGTGAAGCCATGCTCTTCAGCATGTTGGGAAAATCTGGATGTTTTTTTCTTGAGCCGGCGCATTTCCTTTTTGACTGCAGCGTCATTCAGAAAGCTGGCAGCTGCTTTTGGAAACTGTTTTGCCCACTTCTTGCCTGGCACCATCAGTTCAAGACAGGCCTTTTCGTCCGGCAGACGGTCCAATGCGGTGTCCGGATCGACATATCTGTCGAAGACCTCCCGAAGCAAAGGCATGACCTTCTTGCCCATACGCACAAACATATGCGCATTCAGGGAACCGCGTTTGACGGTCAGCGACTCAAGGCCGAGATAAAGACGCAGGTCATGGTTTCCTGCCAGGAGAACAACGTCTGCACCCAGCTTCATAAGCGCTGAAAGGCTATCGAGCAGATCGAGATTGCTCGGACCTTTGTCGATACAGTCCCCGCCAACAACGATCTGGCAGCTGCGGCCGAAAGACGTCAACTCAAAGTCGGTCAGGCCACTGCCAAAGCGAACGATTGCTCCCACTGCAACAAGTGAACGGAGAAGGCTTTCGGCGTCTGCGTGCAGATCCGAGACAAAAACTATTGGTTTGTCTGGCCAATCCCAGGGGCCGAGAGCATTGGCTTTTGCGACACTGGATAACAGATCAGGGGTCCTGGCGTGAACGCGCGGCTCGCTTCCTGTGTGGACAAGTGGCCAGGGAACGCAGCTGTTCGGAACACCCAGATCGGTCAGATCCTTGGCAGCGATGGGCGGTAGCATTTGTGCAACGGGTTTGTTGGTCGTCATAGTTTGCTTGAGGTCCAATCAGTCCATTGTGAGTTCCA belongs to Roseibium porphyridii and includes:
- a CDS encoding amphi-Trp domain-containing protein, whose amino-acid sequence is MMERKGRFRHQSLQDKKSIQKMLDAIKRGIAKGELEFGDETGDITLEPKGLMNLRVTATVEDDQSRLDLRITWTSDSIDRKESGKLKVKGG
- a CDS encoding metallophosphoesterase family protein, producing MTTNKPVAQMLPPIAAKDLTDLGVPNSCVPWPLVHTGSEPRVHARTPDLLSSVAKANALGPWDWPDKPIVFVSDLHADAESLLRSLVAVGAIVRFGSGLTDFELTSFGRSCQIVVGGDCIDKGPSNLDLLDSLSALMKLGADVVLLAGNHDLRLYLGLESLTVKRGSLNAHMFVRMGKKVMPLLREVFDRYVDPDTALDRLPDEKACLELMVPGKKWAKQFPKAAASFLNDAAVKKEMRRLKKKTSRFSQHAEEHGFTMRQLYAAALACRELFINPTGQYAWFFQSMKAVHQSGSLLFVHAGVDDSMAALISAKGIAHVNRRFRKESRKDPFVFYSGTIANLVRTKYRDVDHPLTARGVEELHLAGIKMLVQGHVNRHSGQELTSKNGLLHLEADVTLDRHSRSSEGLEGIGTGATIIHPNGNILGISRDYPHAKLFNPDHILQQHGLLL